A window from Sphingomonas bisphenolicum encodes these proteins:
- a CDS encoding IS6-like element IS6100 family transposase, which yields MTDFKWRHFQGDVILWAVRWYCRYPISYRDLEEMLAERGISVDHTTIYRWVQCYAPEMEKRLRWFWRRGFDPSWRLDETYVKVRGKWTYLYRAVDKRGDTIDFYLSPTRSAKAAKRFLGKALRGLKHWEKPATLNTDKAPSYGAAITELKREGKLDRETAHRQVKYLNNVIEADHGKLKILIKPVRGFKSIPTAYATIKGFEVMRALRKGQARPWCLQPGIRGEVRLVERAFGIGPSALTEAMGMLNHHFAAAA from the coding sequence ATGACGGATTTCAAGTGGCGCCATTTCCAGGGTGATGTGATCCTGTGGGCGGTGCGCTGGTATTGTCGCTATCCGATCAGCTATCGCGACCTTGAGGAAATGCTGGCGGAACGCGGCATTTCGGTCGACCATACGACGATCTATCGCTGGGTCCAGTGCTACGCCCCGGAGATGGAGAAGCGGCTGCGCTGGTTCTGGCGGCGTGGCTTTGATCCGAGCTGGCGCCTGGATGAAACCTACGTCAAGGTGCGGGGCAAGTGGACCTACCTGTACCGGGCAGTCGACAAGCGGGGCGACACGATCGATTTCTACCTGTCGCCGACCCGCAGCGCCAAGGCAGCGAAGCGGTTCCTGGGCAAGGCCCTGCGAGGCCTGAAGCACTGGGAAAAGCCTGCCACGCTCAATACCGACAAAGCGCCGAGCTATGGTGCAGCGATCACCGAATTGAAGCGCGAAGGAAAGCTGGACCGGGAGACGGCCCACCGGCAGGTGAAGTATCTCAATAACGTGATCGAGGCCGATCACGGAAAGCTCAAGATACTGATCAAGCCGGTGCGCGGTTTCAAATCGATCCCCACGGCCTATGCCACGATCAAGGGATTCGAAGTCATGCGAGCCCTGCGCAAAGGACAGGCTCGCCCCTGGTGCCTGCAGCCCGGCATCAGGGGCGAGGTGCGCCTTGTGGAGAGAGCTTTTGGCATTGGGCCCTCGGCGCTGACGGAGGCCATGGGCATGCTCAACCACCATTTCGCAGCAGCCGCCTGA
- a CDS encoding SDR family NAD(P)-dependent oxidoreductase has protein sequence MNPADKVAVVTGAASGLGLATVRALATAGSRIAAFDVNQERLGALNEELGEGCLGLVVDVTDEQAISAALSKVVDRFGSIDIAVNCAGVEGAAKTVSKGKAFPLDIWNKVIGVNLTGSFNVIRLAALHMAKNTPEGTAEERGVIINTASGAATQGQIGQAAYSASKAGLIGLTLPVARDLAPLGIRVVTISPGVFATPMLLELPGKVVNSLVENTILFPNRMGDPAEFGSLVRQIVENAYFNATTIDLDGGARMTAR, from the coding sequence ATGAATCCAGCAGATAAAGTCGCGGTCGTCACCGGCGCGGCTTCGGGATTGGGGCTTGCGACCGTGCGAGCCCTGGCGACCGCCGGCAGCCGGATCGCGGCATTCGACGTCAATCAGGAGCGGCTTGGCGCGCTGAACGAAGAACTCGGGGAAGGCTGCCTCGGCTTGGTCGTTGACGTCACGGATGAACAGGCGATCTCTGCTGCCTTGAGCAAGGTCGTCGATCGCTTCGGATCGATCGACATTGCCGTCAACTGTGCGGGCGTCGAAGGAGCCGCAAAGACGGTCTCCAAGGGGAAAGCCTTTCCGCTGGATATTTGGAACAAGGTGATCGGCGTCAACCTCACTGGGAGCTTCAACGTCATTCGTCTTGCGGCGCTGCACATGGCGAAGAACACGCCAGAGGGCACAGCGGAGGAGCGCGGCGTCATCATCAACACCGCCTCTGGAGCCGCGACCCAAGGGCAGATTGGCCAAGCCGCGTATAGCGCCAGCAAGGCTGGCCTGATTGGACTCACCCTGCCCGTCGCCCGCGACCTTGCGCCCCTCGGCATCAGGGTTGTGACGATCTCGCCCGGCGTCTTTGCGACCCCGATGTTGCTCGAGCTTCCCGGGAAGGTGGTAAACTCGCTTGTGGAGAACACGATCCTGTTTCCCAACCGGATGGGCGATCCGGCCGAGTTCGGCAGCCTTGTCCGGCAAATCGTGGAAAACGCCTATTTCAACGCGACCACCATCGATCTCGACGGTGGCGCCCGGATGACGGCGCGCTAG
- a CDS encoding FtsK/SpoIIIE domain-containing protein, protein MTPSDLIGAAGAASIRQRLANLADAEGVARYLLDRLTGEQVAAITRALLEDPATDALLKIALPRTLIGNFELPAHVVTDERTVAIRHADCDRPALLIANTDDDQGASLGDVTLIGAKQLTEDAEPWVEAAAAGLGLPDSQIGAWKAALKGLNAADDWTLHQISNYVALTRERIAAESAAVPDALGWALPALHLPRDSGYFLAIRDKELEQARRWKRLFEKLVSDRKPLLAKQKPNRQIIESDELRSQFEAVQEDIPAEVHSAIEDFIASTPGWNEAADALSQFEWESQSVLQLFSGIKLKKTTLPQETLAFFEFTLPDRLSRSDLDYLEALKGRSLKETRDDDRDFFEAHRDDLGQDKALRVKWERFIFGRPIECNDFLEGLLRAFERLFGQVNLAAGKRTLKIRAARKSRSQLLDINADVGLAFGLRYRGLPALTGTAVEWEVPYLFDYEELLDRAKKRKKYRRNESTSRAALQIKFDVILECGSERATVQLIWIAQPNAIGLELPKDLGRLVKRPMTRSSVARLPVSRKGALQSVSLGDVGTLQPAFGQDAGSLIPRTTLGEDLAKAFPKALKLAGQGGRIDPAGIAAIEAAWSEFAGKYIEAIAALQVSGFASPIFLAQAEAFGSLLRTLALHAPGDLNRRDLWEPVLSLGVIPVTGSAPSAIVAAWHPLRLAAGAIRMRSVAGLADYLLSDVDVNFGDSRLFFSDLRDELAHPLYPEIAVGYDGTEPVLLSETGTINDYSLLERPVRDPSEATTDVDPGEASRQIRGLLERYLDLQPHERSNLSIMLFNCDAAGLPLATVNSLSSVQDQEEVHCNVLVRHRDRSRLSRVYGELLDRSEGDPDAVVVSETSRNFMSKLRIGVMLDSGALRPGNAAREIDVAFLHDVVSRQAREQWFAVPAAETNPSLLEHVPARWSYRRVTAEDELKATVYLTCPRQPDAGWAYVDAVANVIRRQAHGSQEHYLPARQISFQDSGLKAMFDEVHELAEWVATYDDLLDKRQLAAQGINVIRYRRQRTHGRNMVVSSTSELRILNVLVRRRLNELSLGLDEHRLSKLARRLIEDANSISGDIVLRAAKRGVSAGELIGLVLSRALVAEELGAQPAVAWFLLDDYAEWLGQREEGIADILGLCLVGSESEGPRLRAIVTEAKYVEQSGSAEASRKSRQQLRQTVARIDDALFGDPGRLDRDLWLSRIADLLLDGNAALGQAHLLEQVRDGIRRGGVPIDLRGYSHIFITGPATDGSSLGEQERITDVSGGLQETFSREGLRQLLKAYEGGQPLKPIRAGLGEADSWDRPSYRDPAPRVDWTKDVTAEPKAAIAAQVVAHDYDDDDFEEEATASPERVAADLVPAAIEATTIDVDVDGPGQTAAAVAEVVPQNPAHIPPAIDAPTGAVAAARMAPTAPAGSTTFSELVAARAERAQDDSADDQAWLEATSQRLRSALMGYNLQAKVLGTRLTPNAALIRFMGSDRLRVEDIEAKQSALLTTHGLRLISVSPHPGEIVVGVARPQRQIVSLWDVWGRRELNRNAAGVNASFVLGLKEMDGEILYLNLGGPFAGGQQHEPHTLVAGATGSGKSVLIQALLLDIAATNPSSLAHIHLIDPKMGVDYAAIERLPHLQGGVIVDQTRAIEVMESLVAEMERRYEQFRVAGARDIRAYNTKVGPAERLPYVFLVHDEFAEWMLTDDYKTAVTSNVSRLGVKARAAGMHLIFAAQRPDANVMPMQLRDNLGNRLILKVASVGTSEIALGVKGAEQLLGLGHLAARLSGEPAIIYAQAPFLSDEDIDAAVDAIIRSENQTA, encoded by the coding sequence GTGACTCCATCAGATCTTATCGGTGCCGCTGGCGCCGCGTCAATTCGCCAGCGCCTTGCCAATCTTGCCGATGCCGAGGGCGTCGCGCGCTATCTTCTGGACCGCCTGACGGGAGAGCAGGTCGCGGCGATCACGCGCGCACTCCTTGAGGATCCTGCGACCGATGCCCTGCTCAAGATTGCGTTGCCGCGTACTTTGATCGGCAACTTTGAGCTTCCGGCTCACGTCGTGACCGACGAACGCACGGTCGCGATCCGCCACGCGGATTGCGATCGTCCAGCTCTTCTCATCGCGAACACCGACGACGACCAGGGCGCATCGCTCGGCGACGTGACGCTCATCGGCGCAAAGCAGCTGACCGAGGACGCGGAGCCGTGGGTGGAAGCCGCTGCCGCCGGGCTTGGGCTTCCCGACAGCCAGATCGGCGCGTGGAAAGCCGCCCTCAAAGGTCTGAATGCGGCCGACGATTGGACGCTCCATCAGATCTCGAATTATGTGGCTCTGACACGCGAGCGGATCGCGGCAGAATCGGCCGCGGTTCCGGACGCCTTGGGATGGGCTTTACCCGCGCTGCACCTGCCGCGCGACAGTGGCTATTTTCTCGCGATCCGCGACAAGGAGCTTGAGCAGGCGCGACGCTGGAAGCGCCTATTTGAAAAGCTCGTATCGGATCGAAAACCGCTCCTCGCCAAGCAGAAGCCCAATCGCCAGATTATCGAGAGCGATGAACTGCGGTCGCAGTTCGAGGCTGTGCAGGAAGATATTCCGGCGGAGGTTCATAGTGCGATCGAGGACTTCATAGCCTCCACTCCGGGGTGGAACGAGGCCGCCGATGCGCTGTCGCAATTTGAATGGGAATCCCAGAGTGTCCTCCAGCTGTTTTCTGGCATCAAGCTCAAGAAGACCACCCTGCCGCAGGAAACGCTGGCCTTTTTCGAATTCACGCTGCCAGATAGGCTGAGCCGATCCGACCTCGACTATCTCGAGGCGCTGAAGGGGCGCTCACTCAAGGAAACGCGCGATGATGATCGCGACTTCTTCGAGGCGCATCGCGACGATCTGGGCCAGGACAAGGCGCTGCGGGTCAAGTGGGAACGTTTCATCTTTGGGCGCCCAATCGAGTGCAACGATTTCCTTGAGGGCTTGCTACGCGCTTTCGAGCGCCTGTTTGGGCAGGTGAACCTCGCAGCGGGCAAACGCACCCTCAAGATTCGCGCCGCGCGAAAAAGCCGTTCGCAGCTCCTCGATATCAATGCCGACGTGGGTCTCGCTTTCGGCCTTCGCTATCGCGGACTACCGGCGCTGACTGGAACCGCGGTCGAATGGGAAGTGCCCTATCTCTTCGACTATGAGGAACTTCTCGACCGCGCGAAAAAGCGCAAGAAGTATCGGCGCAATGAGTCCACCTCGCGGGCGGCGCTACAGATCAAGTTCGACGTCATCCTTGAATGCGGATCGGAGCGGGCGACCGTTCAGCTGATCTGGATTGCGCAGCCCAATGCGATCGGACTGGAGTTGCCCAAGGATCTTGGTCGTCTCGTCAAGCGCCCGATGACCCGCAGCAGCGTCGCGCGTTTGCCGGTCAGCCGTAAGGGTGCTCTGCAATCGGTCTCGCTTGGAGACGTGGGAACACTCCAACCTGCTTTTGGGCAGGACGCGGGGTCGCTCATTCCCCGCACCACTCTTGGCGAGGATCTAGCCAAGGCCTTTCCCAAGGCGCTCAAGCTCGCGGGGCAGGGGGGGCGCATTGATCCGGCAGGTATCGCCGCGATCGAGGCCGCATGGTCTGAGTTTGCCGGAAAATATATCGAGGCCATTGCCGCCTTGCAGGTATCGGGCTTTGCCTCGCCCATATTCCTGGCACAGGCCGAAGCGTTCGGCAGTCTGCTGCGCACGCTTGCGCTTCACGCGCCAGGCGATCTCAATCGTCGTGATCTGTGGGAGCCGGTCCTGAGCTTGGGTGTGATCCCGGTGACCGGAAGCGCACCTTCGGCGATCGTGGCGGCCTGGCATCCGCTCCGGCTTGCCGCGGGAGCGATCCGAATGCGCTCGGTGGCAGGTCTGGCAGACTATCTCCTTTCCGATGTGGACGTGAATTTCGGAGATTCTCGCCTGTTCTTCTCTGATCTGCGCGATGAACTTGCCCATCCGCTCTATCCCGAAATCGCGGTAGGTTATGACGGTACGGAGCCCGTGCTGCTCTCCGAGACGGGGACGATCAACGATTACAGCCTGCTTGAGCGGCCGGTGCGCGATCCTTCGGAGGCGACGACTGACGTCGATCCCGGTGAGGCCTCACGACAAATCCGCGGGCTGCTGGAGCGCTATCTGGACCTCCAGCCGCATGAACGCTCAAATCTCAGCATCATGCTCTTTAATTGCGATGCGGCCGGACTTCCTCTCGCAACCGTAAACAGTCTGAGTTCGGTGCAGGACCAGGAAGAGGTGCATTGCAATGTTCTCGTTCGTCACCGCGATCGATCGCGCCTCTCGCGGGTCTATGGCGAGTTGCTCGACCGATCGGAGGGCGATCCCGATGCCGTTGTGGTGAGCGAGACCTCGCGCAACTTCATGTCCAAGCTGCGGATCGGCGTAATGCTCGACAGCGGCGCGCTCCGCCCCGGCAATGCCGCGCGCGAAATTGATGTAGCATTCCTGCATGATGTAGTGTCTCGCCAGGCGCGGGAGCAGTGGTTTGCGGTCCCCGCCGCGGAGACGAACCCATCCCTGCTAGAGCACGTGCCCGCCCGCTGGTCCTACCGGCGCGTGACGGCGGAAGATGAGCTGAAGGCAACGGTCTATCTCACCTGTCCGCGTCAGCCCGATGCTGGCTGGGCCTATGTCGATGCGGTGGCCAATGTGATCCGGCGCCAGGCCCACGGCAGCCAAGAGCATTACCTCCCTGCAAGACAGATTTCGTTCCAGGATTCAGGCCTCAAGGCGATGTTCGACGAGGTTCATGAGCTTGCCGAATGGGTCGCGACCTATGACGACCTTCTCGACAAGCGGCAGCTTGCGGCGCAGGGGATCAATGTCATCCGGTACCGGCGACAGCGGACCCATGGCCGCAACATGGTGGTTTCCTCCACGTCGGAGCTGCGCATTCTCAATGTCCTGGTGCGTCGCCGGCTGAACGAACTGTCGCTAGGTCTCGATGAGCATCGTCTCTCGAAACTGGCGCGACGGCTTATCGAGGATGCCAACTCGATTTCGGGTGATATCGTACTGCGGGCCGCGAAACGGGGCGTGTCCGCGGGGGAACTTATTGGCCTGGTTCTCAGCCGTGCCCTCGTTGCCGAGGAGCTCGGCGCCCAGCCTGCCGTCGCCTGGTTCCTGCTCGATGACTATGCCGAGTGGCTGGGGCAACGCGAGGAAGGGATCGCCGACATTCTGGGCTTGTGCCTGGTCGGAAGCGAGAGCGAAGGACCACGCCTCCGCGCAATCGTCACCGAAGCCAAGTATGTCGAGCAGAGCGGGTCGGCCGAAGCGAGCCGGAAGTCGCGGCAACAATTACGGCAGACAGTTGCGCGCATCGATGACGCGCTGTTCGGCGATCCGGGGCGACTGGATCGCGACCTCTGGCTTTCCCGCATTGCCGATCTCCTGCTCGACGGCAACGCCGCACTGGGTCAGGCCCACTTGCTGGAGCAAGTCCGGGACGGCATCCGGCGAGGTGGTGTGCCGATCGATTTACGCGGCTATTCCCACATTTTCATCACGGGACCGGCAACCGATGGCAGTTCGCTTGGTGAACAGGAGCGCATCACTGACGTGAGCGGGGGGCTCCAGGAGACCTTCTCGCGCGAAGGCCTGCGGCAGCTTCTCAAGGCCTATGAAGGCGGTCAGCCGCTAAAGCCAATCCGCGCTGGACTTGGTGAGGCAGATAGCTGGGATCGTCCCAGTTACCGTGACCCTGCTCCCCGCGTCGACTGGACCAAGGACGTCACGGCCGAACCCAAGGCGGCAATAGCGGCCCAGGTCGTGGCCCATGACTATGATGACGATGATTTCGAGGAAGAGGCGACGGCGTCTCCAGAACGTGTCGCGGCAGACCTAGTGCCGGCTGCGATTGAGGCGACAACGATCGATGTCGATGTCGATGGGCCCGGTCAGACGGCAGCGGCCGTTGCCGAGGTGGTCCCACAAAATCCAGCGCACATCCCGCCGGCGATCGACGCGCCGACCGGGGCAGTGGCGGCTGCGCGGATGGCACCGACAGCACCGGCAGGATCGACAACTTTTAGCGAACTCGTAGCGGCGCGCGCTGAACGCGCACAGGACGATTCTGCCGACGATCAGGCGTGGCTCGAAGCGACCTCACAGAGGCTGCGTTCCGCGCTTATGGGGTATAATCTTCAGGCCAAGGTTCTAGGGACGCGCCTGACGCCCAATGCGGCTCTCATCCGGTTCATGGGCAGTGATCGACTTCGGGTCGAAGACATCGAGGCGAAGCAATCGGCACTGCTTACCACGCACGGACTGCGTCTCATCTCGGTTTCGCCTCATCCCGGAGAGATTGTCGTCGGCGTGGCACGACCACAGCGGCAGATCGTGTCTCTATGGGATGTCTGGGGACGCCGGGAACTGAACCGCAACGCGGCGGGCGTGAATGCGTCGTTCGTGCTGGGCCTGAAGGAAATGGACGGAGAAATCCTTTATCTCAACCTGGGAGGACCCTTTGCCGGCGGGCAACAGCATGAGCCGCACACGCTCGTTGCCGGCGCGACCGGTTCGGGGAAGTCAGTCCTGATCCAGGCCCTGCTCCTTGATATCGCGGCGACCAATCCGAGTAGCTTGGCGCACATCCATCTCATCGATCCGAAAATGGGTGTAGACTACGCGGCGATTGAGCGACTGCCGCATCTGCAAGGCGGCGTGATCGTTGATCAGACGCGCGCGATCGAGGTGATGGAATCCCTCGTCGCCGAGATGGAGCGCCGCTACGAACAATTTCGTGTCGCCGGCGCGCGCGATATCCGGGCCTATAATACCAAGGTCGGTCCGGCAGAGCGTTTGCCCTACGTGTTTCTTGTCCATGACGAATTTGCCGAATGGATGCTCACCGACGACTATAAGACGGCCGTCACCTCGAATGTGTCGCGCCTGGGCGTGAAGGCGCGCGCGGCGGGCATGCATCTTATCTTTGCAGCGCAGCGTCCGGACGCCAACGTCATGCCGATGCAGCTGCGCGATAATCTCGGCAATAGGCTCATTCTGAAAGTTGCAAGCGTTGGAACTTCCGAGATCGCCTTGGGGGTCAAAGGGGCGGAGCAACTGCTCGGTCTGGGGCATCTTGCAGCGCGGCTGAGCGGCGAGCCGGCGATCATCTATGCGCAGGCCCCTTTCCTTTCGGACGAAGATATAGATGCCGCGGTGGATGCCATTATCCGCAGCGAGAACCAGACCGCATAG